The following proteins are encoded in a genomic region of Vicugna pacos chromosome 16, VicPac4, whole genome shotgun sequence:
- the ARRB2 gene encoding beta-arrestin-2 isoform X2 — protein sequence MSDRSLHLEASLDKELYYHGEPLNVNVHVTNNSTKTVKKIKVSVRQYADICLFSTAQYKCPVAQIEQDDQVSPSSTFCKVYTITPLLSDNREKRGLALDGKLKHEDTNLASSTIVKEGANKEVLGILVSYRVKVKLVVSRGGDVSVELPFVLMHPKPHDHITLPRPQSAAPESDAPVDTNLIEFDTNYATDDDIVFEDFARLRLKGMKDEDYDDQFC from the exons ATGTCTGACCGGTCCCTGCACCTTGAGGCGTCCCTGGacaaggag CTGTATTACCATGGGGAGCCCCTCAATGTCAACGTCCACGTCACCAACAACTCCACCAAGACCGTCAAGAAGATCAAAGTCTCTG TGAGACAGTATGCTGACATCTGCCTCTTCAGCACGGCCCAGTACAAGTGTCCTGTGGCTCAGATCGAACAAGA TGACCAGGTGTCACCCAGCTCCACGTTCTGTAAGGTGTACACCATCACCCCCCTGCTCAGCGACAACCGGGAGAAGCGAGGCCTCGCCCTGGATGGGAAGCTCAAGCATGAGGACACCAACCTGGCTTCCAGCACCAT TGTGAAAGAAGGTGCGAACAAGGAGGTGCTGGGAATCCTGGTGTCCTACAGGGTCAAGGTGAAGCTGGTGGTGTCTCGAGGCGG GGATGTCTCCGTGGAGCTGCCTTTTGTCCTTATGCACCCCAAGCCCCATGACCACATcaccctccccaggccccagtcAG CTGCTCCTGAATCAGATGCCCCTGTGGACACCAACCTCATTGAATTTGATACCAA cTACGCCACAGATGACGACATCGTGTTTGAGGACTTCGCCCGGCTTCGGCTGAAGGGGATGAAGGATGAGGACTACGACGACCAGTTCTGCTAG
- the ARRB2 gene encoding beta-arrestin-2 isoform X1, translating to MGEKPGTRVFKKSSPNCKLTVYLGKRDFVDHLDKVDPVDGVVLVDPDYLKDRKVFVTLTCAFRYGREDLDVLGLSFRKDLFIATYQAFPPVPNPPRPPTRLQDRLLRKLGQHAYPFFFTIPQNLPCSVTLQPGPEDTGKACGVDFEIRAFCAKSLEEKSHKRNSVRLVIRKVQFAPEKPGPQPSAETTRHFLMSDRSLHLEASLDKELYYHGEPLNVNVHVTNNSTKTVKKIKVSVRQYADICLFSTAQYKCPVAQIEQDDQVSPSSTFCKVYTITPLLSDNREKRGLALDGKLKHEDTNLASSTIVKEGANKEVLGILVSYRVKVKLVVSRGGDVSVELPFVLMHPKPHDHITLPRPQSAAPESDAPVDTNLIEFDTNYATDDDIVFEDFARLRLKGMKDEDYDDQFC from the exons ATGGGGGAGAAACCCGGGACCAG gGTCTTCAAGAAGTCGAGTCCTAACTGCAAG CTCACTGTGTACCTGGGCAAGCGAGACTTTGTAGATCACCTGGATAAAGTGGATCCCGTAG ATGGCGTGGTGCTCGTGGACCCTGACTACTTGAAGGACCGCAAAG TGTTCGTGACCCTCACCTGTGCCTTCCGCTATGGCCGTGAAGACCTGGACGTGCTGGGCTTGTCCTTCCGCAAAGACTTGTTCATCGCCACCTACCAGGCCTTCCCCCCGGTGCCCAACCCGCCCCGGCCCCCCACCCGCCTGCAGGACCGGCTGCTGAGGAAGCTAGGCCAGCACGCCTACCCCTTTTTCTTCACC ATACCCCAGAACCTGCCCTGCTCCGTCACCCTGCAGCCGGGCCCAGAGGACACAGGGAAG gCCTGCGGGGTAGACTTCGAGATTCGAGCCTTCTGTGCCAAATCCCTCGAAGAGAAAAGCCACAAAAG GAACTCTGTGCGGCTGGTGATCCGAAAGGTGCAGTTTGCCCCCGAGAAGCCCGGCCCCCAGCCTTCAGCTGAAACCACACGCCACTTCCTCATGTCTGACCGGTCCCTGCACCTTGAGGCGTCCCTGGacaaggag CTGTATTACCATGGGGAGCCCCTCAATGTCAACGTCCACGTCACCAACAACTCCACCAAGACCGTCAAGAAGATCAAAGTCTCTG TGAGACAGTATGCTGACATCTGCCTCTTCAGCACGGCCCAGTACAAGTGTCCTGTGGCTCAGATCGAACAAGA TGACCAGGTGTCACCCAGCTCCACGTTCTGTAAGGTGTACACCATCACCCCCCTGCTCAGCGACAACCGGGAGAAGCGAGGCCTCGCCCTGGATGGGAAGCTCAAGCATGAGGACACCAACCTGGCTTCCAGCACCAT TGTGAAAGAAGGTGCGAACAAGGAGGTGCTGGGAATCCTGGTGTCCTACAGGGTCAAGGTGAAGCTGGTGGTGTCTCGAGGCGG GGATGTCTCCGTGGAGCTGCCTTTTGTCCTTATGCACCCCAAGCCCCATGACCACATcaccctccccaggccccagtcAG CTGCTCCTGAATCAGATGCCCCTGTGGACACCAACCTCATTGAATTTGATACCAA cTACGCCACAGATGACGACATCGTGTTTGAGGACTTCGCCCGGCTTCGGCTGAAGGGGATGAAGGATGAGGACTACGACGACCAGTTCTGCTAG